TGCTGAACAGACGCCATTAACTGTATTGAGGCTAGGTGAGATTTGCCAGGAGGCAGGATTGCCGGATGGAGTTCTGAATATTGTGCCAGGTTATGGTCCTACGGCAGGAGCGGCCCTTGCTGAGCATATGGATGTTGATAAGATTGCTTTTACTGGTGAAAATGCTACTGGACAAATCATAATGCGGGCTGCATCAAAGAATTTGAAACGAATTTCACTGGAGTTAGGTGGAAAGTCTCCAAATATTGTATTTGCAGATTCCGATATTGATAGTGCCGTTGCCGGCGCTATGACCGGTATATTCTTTAATCAGGGTGAAGTTTGTTGTGCCGGTTCCCGATTGTTTATCGAAAAGAGTATTCATGATGAATTTGTAGAAAAGTTATCAGATAAAACTGCTGGTATGCGTGTTGGTGACCCGGTAGATGCCGACACTCAGATGGGCGCGCAGGTTTCTAAAGAACAGTTTGATAAGATATTAGGTTATATCGATGCTGGAAAACAGGAGGGAGCAAAACTGGTAACAGGCGGTGAACGATGTGGTGAAAGAGGGTATTTTATTAAGCCTACTATCTTTGACGCGGTTGATAACAATATGAAGATAGCGAGAGAAGAAATTTTCGGACCAGTTGTTTCGACAATCAGTTTTGATGATATTGATGAAATGGTAAGGCAGAGTAATCTATCGATATTCGGCCTGGCTGCTGCTGTCTGGACAAAGGATATAAAAAAGGCACACAGGCTCGCCAGAGATTTGAAGGCTGGTACAATATGGATCAATACTTATAATGCTTTTGATGCTGCATCGCCTTTTGGTGGCTTTAAACAGAGTGGTTTTGGTAGAGAGCTGGGTGTTCATGCTTTAGA
This DNA window, taken from Candidatus Scalindua japonica, encodes the following:
- a CDS encoding aldehyde dehydrogenase family protein, with protein sequence MVSKEDIQIKPGKLFINGKWVDSVSGKTFDVLNPATEEVLTSVAEGDKADIDLAVSAARKAFEKGPWKKMDARERGKILLKIMELIEKNKDELALLETMDNGKPISETTNADLPLVIDCLLYYAGWADKIHGETIPVRGEYFNYTTREPVGVVGQIVPWNFPLLMAAWKIAPALACGNTVVFKPAEQTPLTVLRLGEICQEAGLPDGVLNIVPGYGPTAGAALAEHMDVDKIAFTGENATGQIIMRAASKNLKRISLELGGKSPNIVFADSDIDSAVAGAMTGIFFNQGEVCCAGSRLFIEKSIHDEFVEKLSDKTAGMRVGDPVDADTQMGAQVSKEQFDKILGYIDAGKQEGAKLVTGGERCGERGYFIKPTIFDAVDNNMKIAREEIFGPVVSTISFDDIDEMVRQSNLSIFGLAAAVWTKDIKKAHRLARDLKAGTIWINTYNAFDAASPFGGFKQSGFGRELGVHALELYTQVKSVWINLGS